GAGCCGGTCTATCTGCCCCCCGGCGCCACGCACTATCAGCCCATCACTTGGGATGATGCCTTTGCCAAAATCGCCAACCACCTCAACAGCCTCGCCTCGCCCGACGAAGCCCTGTTTTACACCTCCGGGCGCACGAGCAACGAGGCCGCTTTCCTCTACCAACTTTTCGTGCGAAAATTCGGCACCAACAACCTGCCCGATTGCAGCAATATGTGCCACGAAAGCAGCGGAGTGGCGCTCAATGAATCTGTCGGCATCGGCAAAGGCTCGGTCACGCTCGAAGATTTTTACGAGGCCGAAGTCATCATCATTCTCGGCCAAAACCCCGGCACCAACCACCCGCGTATGCTCACCGCTTTGCAAAAAGCCAAAGCCAACGGCGCGAAAATCATCTCCGTAAACCCCCTAAAAGAAACCGGCCTCGTCGCCTTCAGTCACCCGCAAACGCTGAAAGGAATGTTGGGCATAGCCACGCCGCTCACCGACGTTTTTTTGCAAATAAAAATCAACGGCGACATGGCGCTTTTGAAGGCGCTGATGCTCCTCATGCTCGAAGCCGAAGAGCAAAACCCCGGCTCGGTGTTCGCACTCGATTTTATTCGGGAACACACGTTCGGCGCAGAGGCGTATTTGGAACATTTGAAAAAACACAAGTTGGAACACCTCGCGGCAGCCTGTGGCGTGCCGTTGGAACAAATCCGCGAAGCCGCCAACTTGCTCATTTCCAGGAAAAAAATCATCGCCTGCTGGGCAATGGGTTTGACCCAACACAAAAACGCCGTCGCCACCATTCAGGAAATCGTCAACCTGCTTTTGCTCAAAGGAAGCATCGGCAAGCCCGGCGCTGGCACCTGCCCCGTGCGCGGCCACAGCAACGTGCAGGGCGACCGCACGGTGGGCATCAACGAAAAACCCCCGCAGGCGTTTCTCGACAACCTCGAACGCGCCTTCGGCTTCCGGCCCCCGCAAAAACACGGCTACGACGTGGTGGAAAGCATCCGCGCCATGCACGAGGGCAAAGCCAAAGTCTTCATCGCCATGGGCGGTAATTTCCTCTCGGCCACGCCCGACACAAACTTCACCGCCGAGGCGCTGCGCCGATGTGATTTGACCGTTCACATCTCTACCAAATTGAATCGAAGTCACTTGGTGCATGGCCGAGAAGCCCTCATTCTACCCTGTCTCGGTCGCACCGACCTCGACATCCTGAACGGCGAGCGGCAATTCGTGACGGTGGAAAACTCGATGGGCGTGGTTCATTCCTCGCAGGGCAACCTGCCGCCTGTGTCGCCCCACCTACTCAGCGAGCCTGTCATTGTGTGCCGTTTGGCGAAGGCGGTTTTTTCTCGACAGGATTTACAGGATTCACAGGTTTTAAAAGCCGAACCAGAGAAAAAAAATCCTGCAAATCATGTTTATCCTGTCAAAATTGACTGGGACAAATACCTCCAACACTACGACCACATCCGCGACGCCATCGAAAGCGCGATTCCGGGTTTTGAAGACTACAACCGCCGGGTGCGGGAGCCGGGCGGCTTCTACCTGCCCAATGGCTCGCGCATCGGAAAATTCAACACCTTCAACGGCAAAGCCAATTTCAACATCGCCGAAGTGCCTGAAAACCAACTCGCTGCCGAAGAGTTCGTGCTCATGACCATTCGCAGCCACGACCAGTTCAACACGACAATCTACGGCCTCGACGACCGCTATCGTGGCATTTTCCACGAGCGCCGCGTGGTGCTCATGAACGCCCGAGATATCGAAAAAGAGGGGCTAAAAGATGGCGACGTGGTGGATTTATTCAACCGTCACGATGGCGTGGAGCGCGTGGCCCGGAAGTTTATCGTGGTGGCCTACGACATCCCGGAACGTTGTATGGCGACTTATTTCCCCGAAGCGAACGTGCTGGTGCCGATTAACGACACAGCGGAGAAAAGCGGAACGCCCGTGTCGAAGGGCGTGGTGGTGCGGGTGAGGAGGCATGCCCTTGACGATGTTTAGCGTAGAAAGAGAGCCTTCATTCTTTGGAAAAAAATCGTAAAAACATAGGTTTTTAGCCGCAAAGGATTTTTAGAGTTTAGCGCATGAAACCAAAAGTAGTTGTTCAAAAGGCCGAGGAAGGAGGTTATTGGGCAGAGGTTCCTGCCATACCGGGCTGCATGACGCAAGGGAAACTTTCGAGGACCTGTTTCAAGACCTATACGAGGCAATAGAAGGGTGTTTATCGGCACATTACTGGACATTACTTTTTGTGCTACAAAGACACAAAATGCACAAATCAATGAGTATTTTGCTGTGTGACTTCGTGGCAAATCTGAAAAAGTCCAAATAGTATGGTTTGCATCCTCGCCAACATCAAGCCACAAACCGCATCCACTCCACCTCAACAGCATAAGCAAAGCAAGCCAAAATACCATCCCGAATCAACAAATTTGGAAAAAAACTCGAAACGCCGCAAGCTTTCCCACGTCTATCTCCTGCACAAGTTTTCTTGAATCTGCGAAATGTTTTTCAAACATCGTTTTCTTTGCTGCGTTAATACTCAAACACAAGAGGCAGAGACATCAAGGCGCGTCGAACCACCAAACTTCCCCGCGCTGTTTCACCGCTCTGCCGCGCATACTTCACCATGAAAAAACTACTGTTCGGCGTTGCCATTTTTCTCTTGCTTTTGGTGGGGGCCCTCGTGGCGCTGCCATTTCTTTTCAAAGACGAAATCCTCGCACAAGTCAAAGCCACCGCCAACGAAAGCCTCACGGCTACGGTGGACTTCAAGGACGTGAGCATTTCCGTTTTTCGCAATTTTCCCAAACTCTCCGTCGGCCTCGAAAGCTTGGAAGTGACCAACGGCCCCGGCCCCTTCGAAGGGGTCAAACTCGTGCAGTGCGAGCGCCTCGACGTGGCCATTGACCTATGGTCGGCCATTTTTGGCAGCGAAGTGATTGTGAAGGGGCTTTATTTCAAAAAGCCCGACATCCGGGTATTTGTGCTGAGCAACGGACAAGCCAACTACGATATCACAAAGCCGTCGGAGCCAACCACACCGTCGTCGGCCTCGACGGCTGATGCCAGCCCCATCAAACTCGAACGCTATGGCATCAGTCAAGGCAAAGTGCTCTACGACGACCGGGGGCTAAATATGCGTGCCGAGTTGGAAGGCCTCGACCACACGGGTTCCGGCGCGTTCACCACCGACCTCTACGACCTCGTCATGAAGACCGCCGTAGAGCGGCTTTCGGTGAAATACGGCGGGGTGCAATACCTGCGCAATGCCCGCCTCGACTGGAACACGACGCTGAATGCCGACATGAAAAACATGAAATTCACGCTCAAAGAAAACGAGCTGCAACTCAATGCCCTAAAACTGATGCTCAACGGCTGGGTGGCGATGCCCGAAAACAGCGACGACATTCGCATGGACCTCACCTTTGGCACCCCCGCCAACACGTTCAAAAGCCTCCTCAGCATCGTTCCCGGTGCCTACACAAAGGACTACAACGACGTGCAAGCCAATGGCACGGTACAGTTCGCGGGTTTTGCAAAAGGCACCTACAACGAAAGGGTCTATCCAGCCTTCAAACTTGATTTCAAGGTCGCCAACGCTGATTTTAAATATCCCTCCCTGCCTCTCGGCGTGAGCAACATCCATGTAGATGCCAGCATCAATAGCCCTTCGGCTCGCCTCAACGATATGACGGTGCGCATTCCGAAATTCAGCCTCCGCATCGGCTCCAACCCGCTGGAGGGTTATTTCAACTTGAAAACGCCCGAAACAGACCCCACCGTTGACATGAAAATCAACGGCACGCTCAACCTCGGCGAACTCTCCAAAGCCTTCCCCATGGAAGGGGTGCAAGAACTCGCAGGGGTCATCAAGGCCAACATGACCTTGAAGGCGGCCATGAGCCAAATAGACCGAGGCCAATACGACCAAGTGAACATGGCTGGCGATTTCGCCATGAGCGGCATTTCCTACAAAACGGCCGATATGCCTGCGGTGAAAATCAACCAACTGACCACCAGCCTGACCCCACAACGAGTTGACATTCAGAATTTTGATGCCAAGCTTGGCAAGAGCGACCTCCGCGCCAATGGCTCCATTGACAACGTGCTCGCATATTTTTCCACCAACAAAACCATGAAAGGCCGCCTGAATTTTTCCTCCAACTTCTTCGATGCCAACGAATGGATGGAACCCGAGCCCTCCGATGGTGGCGTGGTGCCGAGCGATGTCTCGAAAACCAGTGGCGGCGGCCAAACAACAACTGCCGGCGAAAAAGCATTCGACCGTTGGGATTTCGAGATGGACGGCAAAATCAATCGCCTCAAATACGATACCTATGACCTGACCAACCTCGTCATGAAAGGCCGCTTCATGCCCAACAAGATGACGGTGGACAATTTTGGCATGAACATCGGCGCGAGCGATTTGCGCGGCAACGGGCGCATTTTGAACGCATGGAATTACCTGTTCGACAACCAAACCGTGTCGGGCGTGGTCAATCTGCAATCCAACTACTTCGACCTCAACCAGTTCATGACCGACCCCGCGCCAGCCTCCTCGACCACCGGCGGTGCCAAGCCCACTCCAACGGCAAGCGCACCCGCCACTGAGGACATCGTGGTGGTGCCGAAAAACGTGGACATGACGCTCAACGCCGATTTCAACAAAATCAAATACACCACCTACGACCTAAACAATCTCGAAGGTCAAATAACGGTGAAAAACGGCGTGGCCCGGCTCAACGACTGCACCGCCAACGTCATCGGTGGCCTCATAGGCTTGGAAGGCGAATACAACACCTCCAACCCCGCCAAACCCACTTTCAATATGGACATGGCGCTCCAAAACATGGGCTTCAAAGAAGCTTTCCAGACCTTTGCCACCGTGAAGGCGCTCGCCCCCGTGATGCAGTTGATGGATGGAAAATTCAACACCACCCTTTCCATGAGCGGCGCCTTGGGCAAAGACATGATGCCAGACCTGAACACCCTCACAGCGGAAGGCTTCTTAGAGACTCTCAGCGCGGCATTCAACAATTTCAAACCCATGAGCGAAATCGGATCCAAACTGGGCATTGACTACCTGCAACGCATGGAGTTGAAAAACACCAAAAACTGGTTTGAAATCAAGAACGGTCAGGTCATCGTGAAGCCCTTCAACACGCAGGTGCGCGATGTGGCCATGCAGATTGGCGGCTCGCACGGGCTTAATCAGGAAATGAATTATCAAATCGTCACCAAGACCCCACGCGCCGCCTTGCAGAAAAGCGCCGCCGGTGCCGCGGCCAATTCCGGCCTCAATTTCCTCAGCAAAGAAGCCGGCAAATTCGGTGTGAACATCGCGCAAGGCGAGTACATCAATGTTCGCTTCGACCTCACAGGCTCGCTGGCCAATCCAAAGGTCGCCATGAAAATACTCGGCTCCGACGGGCAAAGCAGCATAAAGGAAGAGGCAACGGCCAGCGTGCAAGCCGCCGCCCAAGCCGCCGTGGACAAAGCCAAGGACTCCTTGACCAACGTCGCCAACCGCGAGCTCGACAAAGCAAAGCAACAAGCCCAAGCCGCCGCCGACAAAGCTGCTGACAGCCTCCGTGCTGCAGCCGACAAGCAATTGCAGGAAGCCAAAGACAAAGCCGCCAAAGAACTGGGCGAAAAGGCGGGCGAGGCCATCGGCCAAAAAGCCGACGAAGCATTGGGCGACCAAGGCAAAAAAACAGTGGACGAAGCCAAGAAAAAACTGGAAACTTGGGACCCTTTCAAGAAGAAAAAGAAGGATAATTGATTGACTCGACTGATTGAACCAATCGGCACAACCAAATCAATGAAAATCCCACGCTGGAAAAAACTGCTGTCGCATCTCGTACCGCTCACGCTGGAAGAAACCGGCTCCGAGTACAACCCAGAGCTCACCGTCACACTCGACCGTGGGCGGCTTCAACTGCTAAGCGGCGATGCCATTTATTCGTGGGACGACCTCTACAAAAATTTTCTCGTGGCGTTCGACCAACTGAAAATGGATGAACGAGCCATCGAAGAAGTGCTCGTTCTGGGATTAGGACTGGGCTCGGTACCCTATATGCTGGAAAAAGTGTTTCACCAAAAATACCGCTACACCGCAGTGGAATGGGACGAAACCGTAGCCGAATTGGCCGCCAAATACACCCTTTCCCGCCTCTCCAGCCCAATGGACATCGTGACCGCCGACGCAGAAATGTTTGTGAGCATCACGGAGCAAACATTCGACCTCATTGTGGCCGATATTTTTGAGGACGACCTTACGCCCCCCCAATTCGAGACGGCGGAATTCCTGCTTTCCTGCGAACAGTTGCTCCGCCCCGGCGGGCTGCTGCTTTTCAACCGACTGCACGGCGGCAGCCCAGCCGTGAAAATCGTGACCGAGCGTTTCTTTGAAGTGAAATTCAAAGCCGCATTTCCCGATGCTTGGGCTATTGACACAGGGGGCAACTGGATACTCTGCCACCAAAAAAAGTCAGTGGTCGTTGCTTAGACAAAAGGCAGAGGGCAGCAATCAGAGGGGTTCAGTCTTTGTTGGGGCTTGCAAACCGTATGAAATCAGCCTTCTACTCTCGACCTCCCACCCAAGTTTTTACATTTTTTACAACCAATTGAGCAATTGCGCCACAAAATCGAGAAACAAGGAAGGCTCCAAGATGAGTGGAAAGAAGAAGCCAAACACGGCTCCGAAAAAATGCGCGACGTGGTCAATATTGTCGCCGCCGCGCTGTGCCGCGCGCGAGCTGTACCACAGATACAAGATGCCAAAGATGAAGCCCGGAATGGGGATAGGAATGAAGAAAAGCATGATGCCGACAGTGGGTGCCAGCAGGATGAAGGCGAACAAAACCGCCGCCACCGCCCCCGACGCGCCGATGCTGGCAAAACTCGAAGTGTTTTTGTACTTCTGAAAGGTGGCGGAAGAAGCCGCCGCGATGGCCACCAAATAAAAAGCAAGATATACAAGCCCGCCGAAGCCCTCAAACTTGGCCTTGAACCAGTTCTCCACATGATTGCCGAAGAAGTAGAGGGTCAGCATATTGAAAATCAAGTGCATAGGGTCGCCATGCAGAAAGCCGCTCGTCAACCAGCGATAATACTCGCCATGCCGCGCTTCCTGATACGGCCAATGCTGCATTTTCACGAACAGCTCTCGATTGTTGAAGGCCATGAACGAAATCAGTGCCGTGAAGCCAATAATGAGATAGGTGATGGTCATGTTGGTTGGTGATTTGTTGGCTGGCAACTTGTTGTTTGATGATTGAAAGTGTTCGCAAAACTGCCTCATCTTAATGGAAACAATAAGCAAACACAGAGACACGAAGGACACAGCGTTTTGGGTTCCAATAATTTATGCGAATCAAGAGTTGGAAAATCCAAAGTGTTGAAAATCATATTTTTAAGCACCCGCGTTTACGAAACTTTTGAAAGTTTCGTAAACGTAAGTCGCTTAAAATGAAGTCAATTTTCTAACCCTTGATTCGCATAATTTACGCTTCTTTAAGCGCAGCGTTTGTGGTGTAAAGAGAAAACATCCGGGATTGTTTGACACACTTTTCTGAACATTTCAACTCAGCCACTCACTCATTATGATAAGGTTCGTTGCGCAGAATAGTCATGGCGCGGTATAGCTGTTCCAGAAAAAAAAGACGTGCCATGAGGTGGTTGAACGTCATTTTTGACAGAGATAACTGCTCATCGGCGCGGGCATAAACTTCGGGCGAAAATCCGAAAGCGCCGCCAATCAAAAAAATCAATCGGCGGTGAGAGGCGGCCAAGCGGCGTTCAAGCCAGCGAGCCAATTGGACGGAGCCAAGCTCTTGCCCGCGTTCGTCGAGCAGCACGAGGTAGTCGTCGGGGTTGATTTTGGCGAGTACCATTTTGCCTTCTTCCTGTTTGAGTTGAGCGCCGTTGGTGGTTTTGAGTTTTACATCTGGCAATATCGTCCAGCTGAAAGGCAGATAATTTTTGAGGCGCTTCTCAAAAATCTCGATGCCTGTCACCAGGTACTTCTCCGATGTCTTGCCGATGGCCCAAAGTTCTACTTTCATGGTTTGTCAGCGGGGGCTTGCAATAGCGATTTTCTCTTTGATTTTGGAAACAATTCCGCCAGTTCCTCTGGCAAAGAAGGGCGGTCGGGGAACTGGGCGCTCAGAGCGCGAATGATGTCGAGCACGAGGGTTTGCTCGCCTTTTTGCATCAGTCCGGCGAGCATGGCGCGGGCGTGTTCGGAGGCAGGGCGGCCAAAGTGCTCGTTCAGATAAGCGGACAGCAGGTCCACATAGCGGCCGCGCACGAAAGGTTTGTCTTCCGGCAAAAACAAGTTTTCATATTGTTGAAATTGCCGCAAATCTTCCTGTTTTTCAAGCAATTCGGCCAGTTCGCTCTTGTGGCCCTCCGCCGCCAACACGACGGCTGCCGTGCGCGTATCGCCCTTTTGGCGCAGTTCGGCCAAACGGCGTTTGAGCTCCGCAGGCCAGTTGCGGCCAGCGACGGTTTTGGCCTCCTCGTAGAAATCGAAATGACCGCTTTGCAAAAAACGCTGCCAGAGCAGGTTGACTTGCCGCGTTGGGTCGCCGCTGCTGCGGGCAAGGGACAACATCGTGTCTTCCAACTCGCGGCGCTGTCCTGGTGAAAATTTTATTTTTCCCAAAAAATGCGCCCCGGCCTGAAACGCCGCCTCTGCATGATGGGCTTGGGTCAGCGTGACAATGGCATCGCGGACAACGGTGGGTTGGTCGGTGTATTCCTCCAACACGCGCACCACGGACTCGGGACGGTTGCGCTGCGCCAACGCGCCGAGAAACAGCTGCAACACAAACGGCGGCGCAGGACTGGGCGATTGGTCGAACAGGGCGCTGATGCCCTCGAATTTTTCGTCGTTGGCGGCCTCTTGGGTGAGAAATAACAGCACGGGTACCGACATTTCCGCCGGAAAAATATCCTGTGCCACCATTTCCAACACGGTGCGCCACGCTTGCTCGCGCAGCTCGGGCGACACCGATGCGTCCTGCAAATGCGTCAGATGATAGAAGGCTTGTTGGCTCTGCTGGAGCAATTGGAGCCTTCTGTTGCCTTCCAATTTTGGCAGCAAGGGGTTGATTTTCTGTAGGATGGTAGTGGCAAGTTGGAACCCCGTCGGAAAATTTCGCTCCTCGAAGATATTCGAGAGTTGCTTGTTCAGGTCATCAATCGTGTTGCGCAGCCGGCGGAAATCAGGCTCCCGAAAAGTCTTGTCTGTGGGGTTTTTCGGCAGCACGGAGTCGAGCACGAGCGCGAAGGGGTTGGGGGTGTTGGATACCGCCCCTGCAAACCAAGTCTTGAGCGCGAGGGCAAAATCGCGGTCACGGCGTGCGTATTCCTGAACGAACTCGGCGAGGGCTTCAGGTGCCGCGTGGTCGAGCACGTTGCCGACGGTCAATCGGTTGTGTTCCGTCGAGGCGCGGGCTTCTGCCTTGGCTTTTCGCTCCTCTTGTTTTTGCTCCAGAAACTGGCGTATTTTGAGCAAGGCTGCGGCGATGTGGGGACATATCAAGCGCCGGCCTTCCGTCCAACATTCGCAGGTAAAAGCTTTGATTTTGTGGGGAGTGATGATGGTCTCCACTTCATAGGTCGCTTCCGCGTCTTCTACCGAAGCCACCCAAAAGTGCCGCTCCATTTCTCGCAGTGCTTTCACCCGACCTGCTTGCACGAGTTCGTCGGCAGCGGCCCAAGTGCTGCTGCTGATATGGTGTTCAAAATCTTTGAGCCAGAGTTTTTGCATATTGCCACCCCTTTTGGAAAAAGCGAACCTCAAAAGTAGTGCGTTTGAGCGGCCTGTTCAAAGTTTTATTCTGTTTATGCGAATTGGGGGGGGGTAAGGTCTTGAAAATGTGTGCTATTTAGGCGGTGATTTCAAATCACCGCCTGAATAAGAGATTGAGTATCAAACGCCAAAAAGTTTCAACTCCCAATTTGCATCCTTTGTCTTTTTCTATCTTTGCTCCATGCGGACACTTTATCTCATTCGTCACGCCAAATCGAGCTGGGACAACCCCGGTTTGCGTGACTTCAATCGCCCCCTCAACGACCGCGGCTTGCGCGACGCGCCCCGTATGGCGCAGCTGTTGGTGATGAAAGGCGTGGAACCCGACTTGCTCATCAGCAGCCCGGCCAAACGCGCCCTCACGACTGCGCTTTTTTTCGCGCACGCCTTCGGCGTGGCGGAAGACGCGGTGGCGCGCGAGCAAGATATCTATGAGGCCGCCCCGATGGATATTATGCGCATCGTGAGCGGTTTGCCCGATTCGGCGCGAACGGTATTGCTGTTTGGGCACAATCCCACGCTCACCGAGGTGGCCAATCGTTTTTCCGAAAAATTCATTGACAACATCCCGACGTGCGGCATCGTTCAAATTGATGCGGAGGCCGAATCGTGGCAGGCGTTTGGCGAGCACAATGCCGCCGTGCGCAAGTGGTTTTTCCCAAAAGAAGTTTTATGAAAAAAATAGGGTTCTACGGCTGGGTGCTTTCGGCGGCGTTGTTTTTTTCGTGTCAAAAAAAGGCGGAGCAACCGCCGCTTTCCGATGAAAAAGTGAGCAGGGTGATGGCTGACCTCTTCACGGCAGAGGGCGCCACAAACACTTTGATTGGCTATCAAAAAGACAGCCTCATGC
This genomic interval from Saprospiraceae bacterium contains the following:
- a CDS encoding FdhF/YdeP family oxidoreductase, translating into MKKESIPNPENPETFTGLRRSKPKKVAGGLPAVVSSVKHVLAEMDAARGFKALAQLNQKGGHDCPGCAWPDPDDERSGIAEYCENGAKAIAEEATTKKLTAEFFAQHSVAALAELSDYEIGKKGRVAEPVYLPPGATHYQPITWDDAFAKIANHLNSLASPDEALFYTSGRTSNEAAFLYQLFVRKFGTNNLPDCSNMCHESSGVALNESVGIGKGSVTLEDFYEAEVIIILGQNPGTNHPRMLTALQKAKANGAKIISVNPLKETGLVAFSHPQTLKGMLGIATPLTDVFLQIKINGDMALLKALMLLMLEAEEQNPGSVFALDFIREHTFGAEAYLEHLKKHKLEHLAAACGVPLEQIREAANLLISRKKIIACWAMGLTQHKNAVATIQEIVNLLLLKGSIGKPGAGTCPVRGHSNVQGDRTVGINEKPPQAFLDNLERAFGFRPPQKHGYDVVESIRAMHEGKAKVFIAMGGNFLSATPDTNFTAEALRRCDLTVHISTKLNRSHLVHGREALILPCLGRTDLDILNGERQFVTVENSMGVVHSSQGNLPPVSPHLLSEPVIVCRLAKAVFSRQDLQDSQVLKAEPEKKNPANHVYPVKIDWDKYLQHYDHIRDAIESAIPGFEDYNRRVREPGGFYLPNGSRIGKFNTFNGKANFNIAEVPENQLAAEEFVLMTIRSHDQFNTTIYGLDDRYRGIFHERRVVLMNARDIEKEGLKDGDVVDLFNRHDGVERVARKFIVVAYDIPERCMATYFPEANVLVPINDTAEKSGTPVSKGVVVRVRRHALDDV
- a CDS encoding histidine phosphatase family protein; the encoded protein is MRTLYLIRHAKSSWDNPGLRDFNRPLNDRGLRDAPRMAQLLVMKGVEPDLLISSPAKRALTTALFFAHAFGVAEDAVAREQDIYEAAPMDIMRIVSGLPDSARTVLLFGHNPTLTEVANRFSEKFIDNIPTCGIVQIDAEAESWQAFGEHNAAVRKWFFPKEVL
- a CDS encoding rhomboid family intramembrane serine protease, which produces MTITYLIIGFTALISFMAFNNRELFVKMQHWPYQEARHGEYYRWLTSGFLHGDPMHLIFNMLTLYFFGNHVENWFKAKFEGFGGLVYLAFYLVAIAAASSATFQKYKNTSSFASIGASGAVAAVLFAFILLAPTVGIMLFFIPIPIPGFIFGILYLWYSSRAAQRGGDNIDHVAHFFGAVFGFFFPLILEPSLFLDFVAQLLNWL
- a CDS encoding methyltransferase domain-containing protein; protein product: MKIPRWKKLLSHLVPLTLEETGSEYNPELTVTLDRGRLQLLSGDAIYSWDDLYKNFLVAFDQLKMDERAIEEVLVLGLGLGSVPYMLEKVFHQKYRYTAVEWDETVAELAAKYTLSRLSSPMDIVTADAEMFVSITEQTFDLIVADIFEDDLTPPQFETAEFLLSCEQLLRPGGLLLFNRLHGGSPAVKIVTERFFEVKFKAAFPDAWAIDTGGNWILCHQKKSVVVA
- a CDS encoding AsmA family protein; translation: MKKLLFGVAIFLLLLVGALVALPFLFKDEILAQVKATANESLTATVDFKDVSISVFRNFPKLSVGLESLEVTNGPGPFEGVKLVQCERLDVAIDLWSAIFGSEVIVKGLYFKKPDIRVFVLSNGQANYDITKPSEPTTPSSASTADASPIKLERYGISQGKVLYDDRGLNMRAELEGLDHTGSGAFTTDLYDLVMKTAVERLSVKYGGVQYLRNARLDWNTTLNADMKNMKFTLKENELQLNALKLMLNGWVAMPENSDDIRMDLTFGTPANTFKSLLSIVPGAYTKDYNDVQANGTVQFAGFAKGTYNERVYPAFKLDFKVANADFKYPSLPLGVSNIHVDASINSPSARLNDMTVRIPKFSLRIGSNPLEGYFNLKTPETDPTVDMKINGTLNLGELSKAFPMEGVQELAGVIKANMTLKAAMSQIDRGQYDQVNMAGDFAMSGISYKTADMPAVKINQLTTSLTPQRVDIQNFDAKLGKSDLRANGSIDNVLAYFSTNKTMKGRLNFSSNFFDANEWMEPEPSDGGVVPSDVSKTSGGGQTTTAGEKAFDRWDFEMDGKINRLKYDTYDLTNLVMKGRFMPNKMTVDNFGMNIGASDLRGNGRILNAWNYLFDNQTVSGVVNLQSNYFDLNQFMTDPAPASSTTGGAKPTPTASAPATEDIVVVPKNVDMTLNADFNKIKYTTYDLNNLEGQITVKNGVARLNDCTANVIGGLIGLEGEYNTSNPAKPTFNMDMALQNMGFKEAFQTFATVKALAPVMQLMDGKFNTTLSMSGALGKDMMPDLNTLTAEGFLETLSAAFNNFKPMSEIGSKLGIDYLQRMELKNTKNWFEIKNGQVIVKPFNTQVRDVAMQIGGSHGLNQEMNYQIVTKTPRAALQKSAAGAAANSGLNFLSKEAGKFGVNIAQGEYINVRFDLTGSLANPKVAMKILGSDGQSSIKEEATASVQAAAQAAVDKAKDSLTNVANRELDKAKQQAQAAADKAADSLRAAADKQLQEAKDKAAKELGEKAGEAIGQKADEALGDQGKKTVDEAKKKLETWDPFKKKKKDN
- a CDS encoding DUF4296 domain-containing protein, with the protein product MKKIGFYGWVLSAALFFSCQKKAEQPPLSDEKVSRVMADLFTAEGATNTLIGYQKDSLMQIYFKQVLEMHGVTKEDYEKSLMLIANDLPRMEEIVRQAEEILTTPKTQ
- a CDS encoding 23S rRNA (pseudouridine(1915)-N(3))-methyltransferase RlmH, which gives rise to MKVELWAIGKTSEKYLVTGIEIFEKRLKNYLPFSWTILPDVKLKTTNGAQLKQEEGKMVLAKINPDDYLVLLDERGQELGSVQLARWLERRLAASHRRLIFLIGGAFGFSPEVYARADEQLSLSKMTFNHLMARLFFLEQLYRAMTILRNEPYHNE